The Micromonospora krabiensis genome window below encodes:
- a CDS encoding carbohydrate ABC transporter permease has protein sequence MTQTLHTDAGPAPRTPVAGAAAGRPADRWTRRAPLLPALLFAIVVTQIPFLVTLYLSTLDWNALRPGERGFVGLANYADVLTDARLRAALVNTVVLTAGSVLVSVLLGLGLAVLLDRRFPGRGVVRTLLITPFLVMPMAAALLWKHAIYNPAYGLTNGVLGGSTDWVSQYPMLSVVATLVWQWTPFMMLIILAGLQGQSTETLEAARVDGAGPWQIFVRITLPYLRPYLELGALLGSIYLVQTFDAVFTITQGGPGTATTNLPYEIYLTTFRKFEYGEAAAAGVVVVIGTIVVATFALRVISSLFRMEDAR, from the coding sequence TTGACCCAGACGCTCCACACCGACGCCGGCCCGGCGCCCCGTACCCCCGTGGCCGGCGCGGCGGCCGGTCGCCCCGCCGACCGCTGGACGCGCCGCGCGCCGCTGCTGCCCGCCCTTCTCTTCGCGATCGTCGTGACCCAGATCCCCTTCCTGGTCACGCTCTACCTGTCCACCCTCGACTGGAACGCCCTGCGGCCCGGCGAACGTGGCTTCGTCGGTCTCGCCAACTACGCCGACGTGCTGACCGACGCCCGTCTGCGGGCCGCCCTGGTCAACACGGTGGTGCTCACCGCCGGTTCGGTCCTCGTGTCGGTGCTGCTCGGTCTCGGTCTCGCGGTACTGCTCGACCGACGGTTCCCCGGCCGTGGGGTGGTGCGCACCCTGCTCATCACCCCGTTCCTGGTGATGCCGATGGCGGCGGCCCTGCTGTGGAAGCACGCCATCTACAACCCGGCGTACGGCCTGACCAACGGCGTCCTCGGCGGCAGCACGGACTGGGTCTCCCAGTACCCGATGCTCTCCGTCGTCGCCACCCTGGTCTGGCAGTGGACGCCGTTCATGATGCTGATCATCCTGGCCGGGTTGCAGGGCCAGTCGACCGAGACCCTGGAGGCGGCCCGCGTCGACGGCGCCGGTCCCTGGCAGATCTTCGTCCGGATCACCCTTCCGTACCTGCGGCCCTACCTGGAGCTCGGTGCGCTGCTCGGCTCGATCTACCTCGTGCAGACCTTCGACGCGGTCTTCACCATCACCCAGGGCGGCCCCGGCACGGCCACCACCAACCTGCCGTACGAGATCTACCTGACCACCTTCAGGAAGTTCGAGTACGGCGAGGCGGCCGCCGCCGGCGTCGTGGTGGTGATCGGCACGATCGTCGTGGCCACCTTCGCGCTGCGGGTGATCTCCAGCCTGTTCCGGATGGAGGACGCGCGATGA
- a CDS encoding carbohydrate ABC transporter permease, translating into MTATRHDTTATTPTRSTARRIRRLDRAGAAWTALAWLAGLLFFLPVLWMVLTGFKREVDAASNPPSWVFTPVLDGYRQVFDRDITPYLLNSLMASLMSTLLVLLLATPAAYALSIRPVAKWRDVLFFFISTKMLPAVAALLPVYLLVKEFGLLDNVWTMIVLYTAMNLPLAVWMMRSFLLEVPPALIEAAAVDGASLLATIRRILLPIVAPGLAATALICFIFSWNEFFLAVNLTATRAGTSPIFLVGFVTSEGLFLARLCAAATLVSLPVVLAGWIAQKQLVRGLSMGAVK; encoded by the coding sequence ATGACCGCCACACGTCACGACACCACCGCCACCACACCGACGCGGTCGACCGCTCGCCGGATCCGCCGGCTGGACCGCGCCGGAGCCGCTTGGACGGCGCTCGCCTGGCTCGCCGGGCTGCTGTTCTTCCTGCCGGTGCTCTGGATGGTGCTCACCGGGTTCAAGCGGGAGGTGGACGCGGCCAGCAACCCGCCGTCCTGGGTGTTCACCCCGGTGCTCGACGGCTACCGGCAGGTCTTCGACCGGGACATCACCCCGTACCTGCTCAACTCGCTGATGGCCAGCCTGATGTCCACGCTGCTCGTGCTGCTGCTCGCCACGCCGGCCGCGTACGCGCTGTCGATCCGACCGGTGGCGAAGTGGCGCGACGTCCTGTTCTTCTTCATCAGCACCAAGATGCTGCCGGCGGTGGCCGCGCTGCTACCGGTCTACCTGCTGGTCAAGGAGTTCGGGCTTCTCGACAACGTCTGGACGATGATCGTCCTGTACACGGCGATGAACCTGCCGCTCGCGGTCTGGATGATGCGGTCGTTCCTGCTGGAGGTCCCGCCCGCGCTGATCGAGGCGGCGGCCGTGGACGGTGCGAGCCTGCTGGCCACCATCCGCCGGATCCTGCTGCCGATCGTGGCGCCGGGACTGGCCGCGACCGCGCTGATCTGCTTCATCTTCAGCTGGAACGAGTTCTTCCTCGCGGTGAACCTGACCGCGACGCGGGCCGGTACCTCACCGATCTTCCTGGTCGGTTTCGTCACGTCCGAAGGGCTGTTCCTGGCCCGGCTCTGCGCGGCCGCGACGCTGGTGTCGCTCCCCGTCGTGCTCGCCGGCTGGATCGCCCAGAAACAACTCGTCCGAGGACTCTCGATGGGGGCGGTCAAGTGA
- a CDS encoding zinc-dependent alcohol dehydrogenase family protein produces the protein MKAAVIVTPGRISIESVPDPAPGPRDVVVQVAGCGICGTDLHIVDGEFAPAYPIVPGHEFAGTVVATGRDVTEVRVGDAVAVDPSLHCGECYQCRRGRGNLCERWAAIGVTEPGGAAEFAVAPVKNCFPLPEGVAPADAALIEPLSCAVRGFDVLPRRLGDHYLIYGAGTMGLMMLELAKRCGAASVSVLDPNPARLATAVRLGCSASAAGADELTRVRGWDVVIDCTGVREAIDDGLRRVAPAGTFLQFGVSEYRTRATIEPYRVYNQELTVTGSMAVLHSFERAGELFAGGILDPEVFISHRFPLDRYAEAIAQFRAGVGRKVEIVGPGVARDAPAPARAGHA, from the coding sequence GTGAAAGCAGCGGTCATCGTCACGCCGGGTCGGATCTCGATCGAATCGGTGCCCGACCCGGCGCCCGGGCCCCGCGACGTGGTGGTGCAGGTGGCCGGGTGCGGCATCTGCGGCACCGACCTGCACATCGTCGACGGCGAGTTCGCCCCCGCGTACCCGATCGTGCCGGGCCACGAGTTCGCCGGCACGGTGGTGGCGACCGGCCGGGACGTCACGGAGGTGCGGGTCGGCGACGCCGTCGCGGTCGACCCGTCGCTGCACTGCGGCGAGTGCTACCAGTGCCGTCGGGGTCGCGGGAACCTCTGCGAGCGGTGGGCGGCCATCGGGGTCACCGAGCCTGGCGGCGCCGCCGAGTTCGCCGTGGCGCCGGTGAAGAACTGCTTCCCGCTGCCGGAGGGCGTGGCACCGGCGGACGCCGCGCTGATCGAGCCGCTGTCCTGCGCGGTGCGCGGCTTCGACGTGCTGCCCCGACGGCTCGGAGACCACTACCTCATCTACGGCGCCGGCACGATGGGGCTGATGATGCTGGAGTTGGCCAAGCGCTGCGGTGCCGCCAGCGTCAGCGTGCTCGACCCGAACCCGGCCCGGCTCGCCACCGCTGTGCGCCTCGGCTGTTCGGCGTCGGCGGCCGGCGCCGACGAGTTGACCCGGGTCCGTGGCTGGGACGTCGTCATCGACTGCACGGGCGTACGGGAGGCGATCGACGACGGGCTGCGCCGGGTCGCGCCGGCCGGCACGTTCCTCCAGTTCGGGGTCTCCGAGTACCGGACGCGGGCGACGATCGAGCCGTACCGGGTCTACAACCAGGAGCTCACCGTGACGGGGTCGATGGCGGTGCTGCACAGCTTCGAACGTGCCGGCGAGCTGTTCGCCGGTGGGATCCTCGACCCGGAGGTGTTCATCAGCCACCGCTTCCCGCTCGATCGCTACGCCGAGGCGATCGCCCAGTTCCGGGCCGGCGTCGGCCGGAAGGTCGAGATCGTCGGCCCCGGGGTGGCGCGCGACGCCCCGGCCCCGGCGCGGGCCGGCCACGCCTGA
- a CDS encoding SAM-dependent methyltransferase produces the protein MEIEDRPPSGVDASVPHSARVYDWWLGGKDNFAVDRAMGSALIEAIPTLRTMAKENRRFVHRVARYLVGEAGIRQFVDVGTGIPTRPNLHEVAQSVAPETRVVYVDNDPIVLAHARALMMSTPEGRSEYIHADLREPEKILVDARLTETLDLTRPVALTLIAVLMLLRDADDPAGKLRTLMDALPSGSYLAITHPTADFNPAEMNAAVAAATQGRMTLVPRSRAEVERFFEGWDLVDPGVVPVMAWRPEDGAPEDPHAAYYWAGLARKP, from the coding sequence GTGGAAATCGAGGACAGGCCACCCTCCGGTGTGGACGCCAGCGTCCCGCACTCGGCGCGGGTCTACGACTGGTGGCTCGGCGGGAAGGACAACTTCGCCGTCGACCGCGCGATGGGCAGCGCGCTCATCGAGGCGATCCCCACCCTGCGCACGATGGCGAAGGAGAACCGGCGGTTCGTCCACCGGGTCGCCCGCTACCTGGTGGGTGAGGCGGGCATCCGGCAGTTCGTCGACGTCGGCACCGGCATCCCCACCCGCCCCAACCTGCACGAGGTCGCCCAGTCGGTGGCCCCCGAGACCCGGGTGGTCTACGTCGACAACGACCCGATCGTGCTGGCGCACGCCCGGGCCCTGATGATGAGCACGCCGGAGGGGCGCAGCGAGTACATCCACGCCGACCTGCGCGAGCCGGAGAAGATCCTGGTCGACGCCCGGCTCACCGAGACGCTCGACCTGACCCGGCCGGTCGCGCTCACCCTCATCGCGGTGCTCATGCTGCTGCGCGACGCCGACGACCCGGCCGGCAAGCTGCGTACGCTGATGGACGCCCTGCCCTCCGGCAGCTACCTGGCGATCACCCACCCGACGGCGGACTTCAACCCGGCCGAGATGAACGCCGCCGTGGCCGCCGCCACCCAGGGGCGGATGACGCTGGTGCCGCGCAGCCGGGCCGAGGTGGAGCGGTTCTTCGAGGGGTGGGACCTGGTCGACCCGGGCGTCGTCCCGGTGATGGCCTGGCGGCCGGAGGACGGCGCTCCGGAGGACCCGCACGCCGCCTACTACTGGGCCGGTCTCGCGCGTAAACCCTGA
- a CDS encoding VOC family protein, whose translation MADEAPDYFRPENGAVLTHLLIVRDVDRSREYYRRVLDATVIRERNPAILRFHNSYIVINDEGGPTDDKPTVRAQAPADPDTLSGAMNIRVNDVRAVYELWRSRGGEFLTEPKDHGVEIRCYLRDPDGYLVEVGQNTDIALQRSRAAG comes from the coding sequence ATGGCGGACGAGGCGCCGGACTACTTCCGCCCCGAGAACGGGGCGGTGCTCACCCACCTCCTGATCGTGCGCGACGTGGACCGCTCCCGGGAGTACTACCGGCGTGTCCTGGACGCGACGGTGATCCGGGAGCGCAATCCCGCCATCCTGCGGTTCCACAACAGCTACATCGTCATCAACGACGAGGGCGGCCCGACCGACGACAAGCCGACCGTACGCGCCCAGGCGCCGGCTGACCCGGACACCCTCAGCGGGGCGATGAACATCCGGGTGAACGACGTGCGGGCGGTGTACGAGCTGTGGCGCTCCCGGGGCGGTGAGTTCCTGACCGAGCCGAAGGACCACGGCGTCGAGATCCGGTGCTACCTGCGCGACCCGGACGGTTACCTGGTCGAGGTCGGCCAGAACACCGACATCGCCCTCCAGCGGTCCCGCGCCGCCGGTTGA
- a CDS encoding phosphatase PAP2 family protein: MLRPVPGGWWFDGLLLAALVALTAGLVWWRPLLDLDIAVRDWCDQHRPRPVYILMWIFDHVGQGGILTTVTVALSFWLAWRHRTIRPIIPAGLAPIISTVLIVGLKGWTSRGAPHHGSVEMFSDGWEEYYPSGHVSNGIVYYGMLAMLLSPYLGVVARRILMWLPGVLVFIGTTYLGWHWITDSVGGYLLGLLIVRLLLRVPWRTLPLPRLLDRGRRP, encoded by the coding sequence GTGCTCAGGCCGGTTCCCGGGGGTTGGTGGTTCGACGGCCTGCTGCTGGCCGCCCTCGTCGCGCTGACCGCGGGGCTCGTGTGGTGGCGGCCCCTGCTGGATCTGGACATCGCCGTGCGGGACTGGTGCGACCAGCACCGTCCCCGGCCGGTCTACATCCTGATGTGGATCTTCGACCACGTCGGCCAGGGTGGCATCCTCACGACCGTGACCGTGGCGCTGTCGTTCTGGCTGGCCTGGCGCCACCGTACGATCCGTCCGATCATCCCGGCCGGGTTGGCGCCGATCATCAGCACCGTGCTGATCGTGGGGTTGAAGGGGTGGACCTCGCGGGGCGCCCCGCACCACGGGTCGGTCGAGATGTTCAGTGACGGGTGGGAGGAGTACTACCCGTCCGGGCACGTGAGCAACGGCATCGTCTATTACGGTATGCTCGCGATGCTGCTCTCGCCGTACCTCGGCGTGGTGGCCCGCCGCATCCTGATGTGGCTGCCCGGCGTGCTCGTGTTCATCGGGACCACCTACCTGGGGTGGCACTGGATCACCGACAGCGTCGGGGGATACCTGCTCGGCCTGCTGATCGTGCGGCTGCTGCTGCGGGTGCCGTGGCGCACGCTGCCGCTGCCCCGACTGCTCGACCGCGGCCGCCGACCGTGA
- a CDS encoding cytochrome P450 has product MRLNPFDEPYLTDPAAVWRRVLDAPGGVHHNPDLGLWLISSHAHVRRALADPATFGNALTLVPTYDVCPEALQVILRIDAPPTTAAADPPVHPRTRRALRATFANTPDRVDQRYGPIVRRRVDELVSRLAARPGARVDLVPELTTELPLLVLLDLLGVPEHDIGRVRDWADGQIALIWGRPDPAEQVRLAQSLLEFWHYCQRLVEARLGDGADGDDYVSLALAYRDGDDSRLTVTEVASIVFNLLVAGHETTAGLLAHALDQALSVPERWQAMVEDPAGIPAFLTETLRYAPAIDGWLRVTRRDVTLDGVTIPAGARCLLLIGAANRDPAVFAHPDRFSPDRPDASDHLSFGHGPHFCIGAALARLEAGTVLQRLAAAIPGLRLTSDHRRSYKPNVAFRAHRTLPAIVDIGRTPRPAAALVASAAEVTAG; this is encoded by the coding sequence ATGCGGTTGAACCCGTTCGACGAGCCGTATCTCACCGATCCGGCCGCCGTGTGGCGGCGCGTCCTCGACGCACCCGGCGGGGTCCACCACAACCCGGACCTGGGGCTGTGGCTGATCAGCAGCCACGCGCACGTGCGGAGGGCGCTGGCCGACCCGGCGACGTTCGGCAACGCGCTCACCCTCGTGCCCACCTACGACGTCTGCCCCGAGGCGTTGCAGGTCATTCTGCGGATCGACGCGCCGCCGACCACCGCGGCCGCCGACCCGCCGGTGCACCCGCGCACCCGCCGCGCGCTACGGGCGACCTTCGCGAACACGCCCGACCGGGTCGACCAGCGGTACGGCCCGATCGTCCGCCGTCGGGTCGACGAGCTGGTGTCCCGCCTGGCCGCCCGGCCGGGTGCCCGCGTCGATCTCGTCCCCGAGCTCACCACCGAGCTGCCGCTGCTGGTCCTGCTGGACCTCCTGGGCGTGCCGGAGCACGACATCGGGCGCGTCCGGGACTGGGCCGACGGGCAGATCGCCCTGATCTGGGGGCGCCCGGACCCGGCCGAGCAGGTGCGGCTGGCGCAGAGCCTGCTGGAGTTCTGGCACTACTGCCAACGGCTCGTCGAGGCGCGCCTGGGCGACGGCGCGGACGGCGACGACTACGTGAGCCTGGCCCTCGCGTACCGCGACGGCGACGACTCCCGGCTGACCGTCACCGAGGTGGCGAGCATCGTCTTCAACCTCCTGGTCGCCGGGCACGAGACCACGGCGGGTCTGCTCGCCCACGCGCTGGACCAGGCGTTGTCGGTCCCCGAGAGGTGGCAGGCGATGGTCGAGGACCCGGCCGGCATCCCCGCCTTCCTCACCGAGACGCTGCGCTACGCCCCGGCCATCGACGGCTGGCTGCGGGTGACCCGCCGGGACGTCACCCTCGACGGTGTCACGATCCCGGCCGGCGCGCGCTGCCTGCTGCTGATCGGGGCGGCCAACCGCGATCCCGCCGTGTTCGCCCATCCCGACCGCTTCTCCCCGGACCGGCCGGACGCCTCGGATCACCTGTCGTTCGGGCACGGGCCGCATTTCTGCATCGGGGCGGCATTGGCGCGACTGGAGGCCGGCACCGTCCTACAGCGGCTCGCCGCCGCTATTCCGGGGCTGCGGTTAACATCCGACCACCGTCGTTCATACAAGCCGAATGTTGCGTTTCGTGCGCACCGCACCCTGCCCGCCATCGTCGATATCGGACGGACGCCGCGCCCGGCGGCGGCTCTCGTCGCATCCGCCGCCGAGGTTACCGCCGGCTGA
- a CDS encoding helix-turn-helix transcriptional regulator, translating to MDRAAPPDAGDSGASHRFRAELRTWRARQGLTQRALAERVRFSRETVAAVESGRRFGSHEFAVRCDEVLDTGGRLAALWPQVAAEQLAADGRRGPRFAAPDPPARRDARDPGAVVAAIDELRELIGQVLSAPTEPGRRATGDSPDRS from the coding sequence ATGGATCGCGCAGCTCCACCCGACGCCGGCGACTCCGGTGCCAGCCACCGGTTCCGGGCCGAGTTGCGGACGTGGCGCGCCCGGCAGGGGCTGACCCAGCGGGCGCTGGCGGAGCGGGTGCGGTTCAGCCGGGAGACGGTCGCCGCGGTCGAGTCGGGTCGCCGCTTCGGCAGTCACGAATTCGCCGTACGGTGCGACGAGGTGCTCGACACCGGCGGGCGGCTCGCGGCGCTGTGGCCCCAGGTGGCGGCCGAGCAGTTGGCGGCCGACGGGCGACGCGGCCCGCGGTTCGCCGCGCCCGACCCGCCGGCCCGCCGGGACGCCCGTGACCCGGGCGCGGTGGTGGCGGCGATCGACGAGCTGCGCGAGCTGATCGGTCAGGTGCTCAGCGCGCCGACCGAGCCGGGGCGTCGGGCGACGGGGGATTCGCCGGACCGCTCCTGA
- a CDS encoding sensor histidine kinase: MRLIVAAPLVAVIGFAGLALTESARQTTRASDLGELARLGAEAGDLSHRLQRERVAAADLLTRGGPQQQDAFADAATATDAVVAGYRGQRARVTSAPPATRAVLARIDATLDALPPLRAQVRTAAHASVSAMTFGYRIAVADLLTLRESVTVGVVNARIADGIRASAALSKTAEAVGQQQVAVLRAIAAGELTPALQQDITAARTSFTESSLAFLALARPDWSSWWEQAGSGQEALLLQRLQDEVSRTRAGSSLRLDVDAWITATQQWSGRLSDLRQRVDTVVLDDVRAAHADQRRRAAAEAVGVVLALLLTALVTWAVARQITRRLRRLRDAANEVAFARLPEVVARLQQPGSSAVDPDELARRQSEDTLEPSSDDEIGELGQAFSAVHRAAVRTAAEQAVMRANTADIFIHLSRREQRLVDAVLVQVDRVERDETDPERLEQLYALDNLATRMGRINASLLVLGGVGVGRVRQEDVALQKVLQAAQSQIEHYARIRLGMVDGDVAVAAETVDEVVHLLAELMDNATVYSPPGTEAWVTGRSLGDRVIIQISDEGVGLSPQRLHQLNELLSRPPAIDVAAVRAMGLVVVGQLAVRLGVTVQLRPGPRLGTIAEAALPATMIRPLPPEEYLLTSARPSRRAARNGAPPPPYAPRTPQPAHPVPQPRAGRPPEDRALPSAPVFRRATPPPEHGDAPTEELLIFQEVNHWFRSDPPNAHDGTGWASPADDAWRTAAQVAAPDVAATTHSGLPKRQPQRHLVPGAVTAPTQPPRSEYRDPAQVATAMAAYARGVAARRPTLTNQGNP, encoded by the coding sequence ATGCGACTCATCGTCGCCGCGCCGCTGGTGGCGGTGATCGGGTTCGCCGGCCTCGCGCTGACCGAGAGCGCCCGACAGACCACCCGCGCCAGCGACCTGGGCGAGCTCGCCCGGCTCGGCGCCGAGGCGGGCGACCTGTCCCACCGCCTGCAACGGGAGCGGGTGGCCGCGGCCGACCTGCTGACCCGTGGCGGCCCGCAGCAGCAGGACGCCTTCGCCGACGCCGCCACCGCGACCGACGCCGTGGTCGCCGGCTACCGCGGGCAGCGGGCACGGGTGACCAGCGCCCCGCCGGCCACCCGTGCCGTCCTCGCCCGGATCGACGCCACGCTGGACGCGCTGCCGCCGCTGCGGGCGCAGGTCCGCACCGCGGCGCACGCCTCGGTCTCCGCGATGACCTTCGGCTACCGGATCGCCGTCGCCGACCTGCTCACCCTCCGGGAGAGCGTCACCGTCGGCGTCGTCAACGCCCGCATCGCCGACGGCATCCGGGCCTCCGCCGCCCTGTCCAAGACGGCCGAGGCGGTCGGTCAACAGCAGGTCGCCGTCCTACGGGCGATCGCGGCCGGCGAGCTGACCCCCGCGCTGCAACAGGACATCACCGCCGCCCGCACCAGCTTCACCGAATCGAGCCTGGCATTCCTGGCGCTCGCCCGACCCGACTGGTCGAGCTGGTGGGAGCAGGCCGGGAGCGGGCAGGAGGCGCTGCTGCTGCAGCGGCTGCAGGACGAGGTGTCCCGCACCCGGGCGGGCAGCTCGCTACGACTCGACGTCGACGCCTGGATCACCGCGACGCAGCAGTGGTCCGGCCGCCTGTCCGACCTGCGGCAACGGGTGGACACGGTGGTGCTCGACGACGTCCGGGCCGCGCACGCCGACCAGCGGCGCCGGGCGGCGGCGGAGGCGGTCGGGGTGGTGTTGGCGCTGCTGCTGACCGCCCTGGTGACCTGGGCGGTGGCACGCCAGATCACCCGCCGCCTCCGCCGCCTGCGCGACGCCGCCAACGAGGTCGCGTTCGCGCGGCTGCCCGAGGTGGTGGCCCGGCTGCAACAACCCGGCAGCAGCGCGGTCGACCCGGACGAGCTGGCCCGACGGCAGAGCGAGGACACGCTGGAGCCGTCCAGCGACGACGAGATCGGTGAGCTGGGGCAGGCGTTCAGCGCGGTGCACCGGGCCGCGGTGCGCACCGCCGCCGAGCAGGCGGTGATGCGCGCCAACACCGCCGACATCTTCATCCACCTCAGTCGGCGCGAGCAGCGCCTGGTCGACGCGGTGCTCGTCCAGGTCGACCGGGTCGAGCGCGACGAGACCGACCCCGAGCGCCTCGAGCAGCTGTACGCCCTCGACAACCTGGCCACCCGGATGGGCCGGATCAACGCCAGCCTGCTCGTGCTCGGCGGCGTCGGCGTCGGCCGGGTCCGTCAGGAAGACGTCGCGCTGCAGAAGGTGCTCCAGGCGGCACAGTCCCAGATCGAGCACTACGCGCGCATCCGCCTCGGGATGGTCGACGGAGACGTGGCGGTGGCCGCCGAGACGGTGGACGAGGTGGTGCACCTGCTCGCCGAGCTGATGGACAACGCGACGGTCTACTCGCCGCCGGGCACCGAGGCGTGGGTGACCGGGCGGAGTCTCGGCGACCGCGTGATCATCCAGATCAGCGACGAGGGGGTGGGTCTCTCGCCGCAGCGGCTGCACCAGCTCAACGAGCTGCTGTCCCGCCCGCCGGCCATCGACGTGGCGGCGGTGCGGGCGATGGGCCTGGTGGTCGTGGGACAGCTCGCCGTCCGGCTGGGCGTGACCGTCCAACTGCGACCCGGGCCCCGGCTCGGCACCATCGCCGAGGCGGCACTGCCCGCGACCATGATCCGGCCCCTGCCGCCGGAGGAGTACCTGCTGACCTCCGCCCGGCCGTCCCGGCGCGCGGCACGCAACGGCGCGCCGCCGCCCCCGTACGCGCCACGGACGCCCCAGCCGGCGCACCCGGTGCCGCAGCCGCGCGCCGGTCGGCCACCGGAGGACCGGGCCCTGCCGTCGGCGCCGGTGTTCCGCCGCGCCACACCACCGCCCGAGCATGGTGACGCGCCGACCGAGGAACTGTTGATCTTCCAGGAGGTCAACCACTGGTTCCGGAGCGACCCGCCCAACGCTCACGACGGGACCGGGTGGGCCAGTCCCGCCGACGACGCCTGGCGCACCGCCGCCCAGGTGGCCGCGCCGGACGTCGCGGCCACCACCCACTCCGGCCTGCCCAAACGGCAACCACAGCGGCACCTCGTCCCCGGCGCGGTCACCGCGCCGACGCAGCCGCCGCGCTCGGAGTACCGCGACCCGGCCCAGGTGGCCACCGCCATGGCCGCGTACGCGCGCGGCGTGGCCGCCCGCCGCCCCACCCTGACCAACCAGGGCAACCCATGA